The nucleotide window CCTCTTCCTTCACCACCTTAAGGTGGCGGTGGGCCCGGGCGGCCACCTGGGGCAGGTGGGTCACCACCAGGACCTGGCGCTTTTCCCCCAGGCGGGCGAGGCGCTCGGCGAGCTTCCAGGCGGTTTCCCCGCCCACCCCGGTGTCCATCTCGTCAAAGACCACCGTGGGGGCCTCGGCCCCGGTGAGGAGGGCGAGGGAGAGGGCGATGCGGGAAAGCTCCCCCCCGCTGGCGGCGGAGAGGGGGGAGAGGGGTAGGCGGGGATGGGCGGCGAAGCGAAAGGCCACCTCCTCCAGGCCAAAGGCCCCGGGCTCGGGCAAGGGGGTGAGGGCCACCTGGAAGCGGGCCTGGGGGAGGCCTAAGGCGGCGAGCTCCTCCTCCATGGCCCGGGCGAGCTTCTTGGCCGCCCCTTGCCGGGCCTGGCTTAGCTCCGCCCCTAGCCGGAGGAGCGTTTCTTCTGCCTTCAGGAGGTCCTTTCGCACCTCAAAAAGGCGTTCCTCACCCCCTTCCAAGGCGGCAAGCTCCGCCTTGGCCCGCTCCCCGTGGGCCAGGACCTCCTCCAGGGTGGGGCCGTACTTGCGCTTGAGGCGCTCCAGGAGGGCGAGGCGTTCCTCCAGTTGGGCCAGGCGGCCAGGGTCGGCCTCGAGGCCCTCCAAGTACGCCTCTAGCTCCCGCGCCACCGCCTCCGCCCCCTCCAGGGCGGCCTCCAGGTCCTTGGCCAGGGCCTCCAGGGCGGGGTCGTACCGCCCCCCCTGGCGAAGCTCCCGCACGGCGTTTTCCCAAGGGGAAAGCCCCTCTTCGGTGAGGAGCGCATAGGCCTTCCCCGCCCGTTCCCGCAAGGTTTCCAGGTGCCGTAGGCGCCGGGCCTCCTCCTCCAGCTCTAGGTCTTCCCCGGGACGGGGCTTGGCCTCTTGGATTTCCCGGAGTTGGAAGCGCAGGAGGTCTTCCCGCTCGCTTTTGGCCCGCAGGGCCTCCTCCAGGGCCTCTTTTTCCTGAAGGAGAGCCTGGTAGCGGGCGTGGGCTTCCCGGTAGGCCTGGAGGTGGCCGGGGGGGAGGAGGGCGTCCAGGAGCTCCCGCTGGCGCCTGGGGGAAAGCAGGGCCAAGGCGGCGTGTTGCGCATGGAGGGAGAGCCAGCGTTCCGCCTCCTCCTGGAGTTCCCTCAGGCTCACCACCTCCCCGTCTATGCGGGGCGTGGAGCGGACCCCCACCCTTCGGGAAAGCACCCGCTCCCCTTCCCCCTGGAAGAAGGCGGTGACCAGGAGGCTATCCCCATAGGGCCCGATAAGCCCCTCGGCCCGCTCCCCCAAAAGGAGGGCCAAGGCGTCCACCAGGAGGCTTTTCCCGGCCCCCGTTTCCCCGGTGAGGACGTTGAGACCGGGGGCGAGCTCCAGGGTGGCCTCGCGGATGGCGGCGAGGTTTTTCACCTCGAGGCGGACGAGCATCTTCTCCCATTGTAAAGGCGTGGGGGTGCTAGGCTAGGGTGATGCGGTCGCGCCCCGTTTCCTTGGCCCGGAGGAGGGCGTAATCGGCTTTGAGCACCCACTCCTCCACCTCCTCTAGCCCATTGGGTGTCTTGCCGCCTGCTATCCCTGCGGAAAGGGTTAAAGGGTAGGGGATAGGTTCCACCTTCTGGGCGCGGAAGCGGGATCGGATCCGCTCCACCACTTCCATGGCTGCCCGCTGGTCTGCGCCGTAGAGAAGCAGGAGAAATTCCTCGCCACCATAGCGCACCGCCACGTCTTCTCGGCGAAGGCTTCCTTGGAGGATGCGGCCTAGGGCCTTGAGCACTTGGTCTCCCACAGCGTGGCCGAAGGCGTCGTTGATGCGCTTGAAGTGGTCAATATCCAGTAGGGCAACGCTTAGGGGATTATGGTAACGCCTGGTTAGGGAAAGGAGCTTGGGGAGCTCTACCTCGAGGCCCCGGCGGTTGAGAAGCCCGGTGAGGGGATCGGTCAGCGCCAAGGTACCCCACTCCACCTGCTTGAGCACTTGGCGAAGCCGCTCGCCTAGGAGAGAGAGCAAGCCTTCGGGAAGAGGTTCTTTAGGAGGTTTTCGGAGGTATAGGTGGGCGGATTCCCCGTTCATAGGTACCTTTAGGCTATAGGGGGTGCGGAGCCCCACAAGCCCTCGCCTGCTGAGGACCTCGAGGCCCACCGCTTCGGGGATCAAGGTGCGGGTGGCTTCCAATGCGCCTATTAGGACTGCTTCGGGGCTAAGGGTTTGGGTGATCCGGGGAGTAAGGCGAGCAAGCTCCCTCAGAAATCGTATCCAGCGCAAGTTCTTTTCTTCCGTGCGCTTCCATTCCAGGTGGTGCGCATAAAGGAGACCCAAAGACCCCACTATCCCCCCGTAGAGGGCCAGTATGCGCATGGCTATTGGAAAATTGTCTACGAAAAAGAGGATGGGATACACAAACAAACCGCTTAAGGCCAAAGCTTGGTAGGTGAAGGAAGGCTCTCCCTGGGGAGTTCTAGCTATCCCAATCGCTAAGAACACGTAACCTAGGGTTCTTAAAAGGTGGAGGGGGTCTCCGGTTTGGCCTTGCGTATAAGGGGAGGCCATACCTTCGGTGAGGAGGAAAAGTAACCCTACGCCCCATAGAGACCTGTCATCGGGTCCTGTATGAAAAAGCGTTTCTAATTTGGGAAGGACCAGGAAGAGAAGCGCGAGGTTCCAAGCAATGTAAAGCGCATTCAAGCCAAGCCCCGCTTGCGCTAGAACCTCTATTCCCAAAAGCCCTAGAGGAAGCAGAAAAAGGGTTATGCGAGGTGGGTGGCCTGGTACTTGTAGGATGCCTAGGGCTAGGCTAACGTAACCCAGAAGAGCGAAAAGGGTTTCTAAGAGAACTCGTTGCGTACTATCTAAGAAAAGTTCCAGGCTTCCCACCGCATCGCTGAAACCAAAAAAGAGGAGGCTAAGACCCCAAAAGGGCTTTCTACGGGTGAGAAGGTATCCTCCAGCAGCTAACCCTACCCAGGGAAGGAGGGTGTGTTCGCTCCAGAATGAAGTGCGAGGCGAAAGACCGAGGATAACGAGAAGCAGAAGGCTCAACCCCAAGTAAGCCACAAGCCCAGTTTAAACCCGGGTGTTCCCTTGGGAGCGGTTATCCGCCCTTGGCAATTGGCAAGGGCTGGACCTCCTCGTGGGTGGTTGCAGGCTTTGGAGGGAGCGGGTAGACTGAACCTCTGGGGCTGATGCCCCTCGTTTTGGGGCCCCATCGTCTAGCGGTCAGGACGCGGCCCTCTCAAGGCCGAAACGGGGGTTCGATTCCCCCTGGGGTCACCACGGGCGGCTAGCTCAGTTGGTCAGAGCGCTCGCCTTACAAGCGAGAGGTCAGAGGTTCAAATCCTCTGCCGCCCACCACCATAAAAAGCCAAAACTCCCCGCCTTGATAGTAGGACGGGGAGTTTCTTTTATAGATCCATTCTGCATCTCTTGGAAGAGATGTCGTTGCTCACGCTTAAGAGAGCATTGTCTTGCGGGCTTTCCCTAACACATCGCCAGGCATACCCGGACGATAGTAGGATCCATTATTGGGTGGGGTGTTGGCGGGGCTTCCCTCAGGGTCCGCGACCCCGCTTTCCAAAGCCGTTGCCTCTCTTTTTAGTCTTTCTTCCATCCCCTCGAGGGCCTCTTGTGCGCAGAAGCACAAGGTGTTCCCGCAATCTCCTTCTTCGGGGGTCTATACCGCTTCCGGGGTGTGGGGGCAAAGTACTTGTCGGGGGCTTCCATCCCGAGTGCCAGTATGTGGCTGCCTTTTTACGCCGGCGAGTTTATCCTGCCCTTCGGGTAAGGTGGTGTATCTTTTAGGAAGGCGTCGCGCGTTTGCTTGAAGAATGTTTGGTCTGTTTGCGCAGGGGAAAGCGAGGAAAGGGGTAGGCGGAGAGGCGAGGTGAGTGTTCTTTCTCTGGGTTCCTTCGTCCGCTATAGGGGGCGGGACTGGGTTTTGGTAGCCCGTCAAGGGGACATTCTTGACTTGCGTCCTCTGATGTCCCGCAGGGATGCTGGGGTATGGGTTCATCTTGGCCTGGTGGAAGCCGTTCAGAAGGTTCTTCCTCACGAAGCGCTCGTACCCTTGGGGTTCCCGAAGGCCCCGCCTAAACCCGTGGGGGGAGACCTTTGCGTTGAACAGGGTGAGGAAAACCTGATTGCGGCTGTAAAGGGCTTTGTTGGAGACCTCGGCACGGGCTTCCTCCGGGGTCCTGACGGAAGGGTTTTGGCCCAAGACCCGGAGGCGCTTTACCGCGACCTCCTGCGCATCGCCTACCGCATTCTTTTCCTCCTAGTGGCGGAGGCACGAGGGGTCCTGGGAGGGAATGAACTCTACCGCCGATCCTTCTCCCCCCACCGCCTCCTGGACCTTTCCACCGACAAGGAGGCCTACACGGAGGATTACGACCTCTGGCTTGGTCTCAAGACCCTGTTCCGGCTCCTGAGGGAGCCGGGACTCCTCGTGGGGACCGAGCCCGCCGCCAAGATCCTGGGCTTGGACGTCCTGAACGGCCACCTTTTTGAGCCCATCCCCCTCGAGGAGGGCCCGTATGCCGTGGACAACCGCCACCTCCTCCAGGCGTTCCACCATCTGGTCTTCTTCCGGGATGGGAAGGAAGGGCTCAAGCGCATCAACTACGCCGCTTTGGACGTGGAGGAACTGGGCTCGGTGTACGAAAGCCTTCTGGACCACACCCCGGTGGTGGAAGGACGAGGGGAAGAGCGCCGCTTCGCCTTCCAGTCGGGTACGCTGAGAAAGCGCACGGGGAGCTACTACACCCCGGAAGCCTTGGTGGACCTGGTCCTCCGGGAGACTTTGGACCCCGTGGTGGAGGAGCGCCTGAAGGCGGCGGGGGACGATCCCAAAGCCCGTGAGGAAGCCCTCCTCTCCCTCAAGATCCTGGACCCCGCTTCGGGGAGCGGGCACTTCCTCCTGGGGGTAGCCCGGAGGCTCGCCCGCCGCCTGGCCCAGGTGCGCACCGGGGAGGAGGAGCCCTCTCCCGAGGCGTACCGCCAGGCGGTGCGGGACGTGGTGGCGAACTGCCTCTACGCTGTGGACCTGAACCCCCTGGCGGTGGAGCTTTGCCGGGTAGCCCTCTGGATGGAAAGCCACGTGCCAGGTAAGCCCCTCACCTTCCTGGTCCACCGCGTGAAGTGCGGCAACTCCCTGGTGGGCGTTCTGGATCCCGAGGTGCTGGCGGAGGGGATACCCGAGGAAGCCTTTACCCCCAAGAAAGGGGACGCCAAGGAGGTAGCGGCCTCCCTCAAGAAGGAGAACCGCTGCCAGCGGGAGGGGGAGCAGACCCTCTTTACTCCCCCTAGGGAAAGCGTTCTAAAAGAGGAGCGAGAAAACCTTGTCAAACTCCTTCAAGAGTTCGCCCAGCTCCCCGAGAACTGCCCGCAGGAGGTGGTGGCCAAGGCTCGTTTTTACGAGGCGCTCAGGGAGAAGGATGCCTGGCGAAGGCTCAAGCTCGCCTCGGACCTCTGGACGGCGGCCTTCTTCCAACGGCTTGAGGGCAAGGGCCCCTTCATCACCACGGAAGCGGTGTGGCGGGCCCTGGAGGATGGGGTGGACCCCGCCCTAAGCGAGCTCGCCGAGGAACTTGCAAGGCGCCACCGCTTCTTCCACTGGTGGCTGGAGTTCCCCGAGGTCTTCGCCCAAGGGGGGTTTGACGTGGTGTTGGGGAACCCGCCTTGGACTCGCTTGCGAGAAGAGGAGGGCATGACCCGCTTTCTCAGGGCTTCGGGCCGTTTTCCCTTAACGGGTAAAGGGGCGAACACCTACCAATTTTTTACCGAGCTCGCTCGTTCCTTATGCCGTCCTGGTGGCTTCTGTGGGCTTTTGGTGCCCACCGGTTTGGCCACGGACTCGGGTAGCCTGAGCCTCTTTCGGGATCTGGTGCTAAAGGGAACGCTCCGAACCGTTTATGACTTTGAAAACCGAAAAGGGTTTTTCCCGGAGGTGGATAGCCGTTTTCGGTTTGCCCTGGTGGCCTTTGAGGGGGGAGGGCAAAGCTCTAACGCCAGAAGCAAAGGGGCCAGGATGGCCTTTTTCCTGAAGGAGCCCGAAGAAGCTCGGGATGAAAAGCGTTCTTTGACGCTATCCGCAGAGGATATTGCCCTTTTCAACCCGAACACATGCACGCTTCCCCTCTTCCGCACCCCCCAGGATGCGGAACTCGCCCGCCACCTTTACCGGGTGGCTGGCGTTTTCTATAAGGAGGCGCCTAAAGAAGACCCCTGGAAGATTCGTTTGGGGTTGCTTATGCCTCTAGAACACAATTCTCCCTTCCTGCGCTCCCCGCAAAGCCTGAAGGGGGCAAAGCGGTTTGGTCACCGCTTGGACCTGGAAGGGGAACCCTATGTGCCCTTTTGGGAAGCGAAGATGTTTCACCAGTACAACCATCGCTATGCGGACTACGCCTCGGGGGAGATCCAACCCCTATCGCCTACGGCCCTTTCTGACCCTACGTACTCGGTCACGCCGGCCTACTACCTCCCGGAAGGCTTTGTGGAGGAGCGCCTTTCCCATCTGGAAGGTGCTCGCTTTCCCAGGCGGCGGTGGCTCCTCGCCTTTCGCAACGTGGCTCGCGCCACCGATGAGCGCACGGTGATTTTCACCGTTCTTCCCCGCCTAGGGGTGGGGGGAAAGGCCCCCTTGCTCCTTTCCTCCGAGCCAAGCTTCCGCATCCTCACCCTCCTGGCAAACCTGAATGGTTTGGTGTTGGACTATGCCGCCCGCCAAAAAGTGGGCGCCACGGACTTGAGCTTCCACTACCTCAAGCAGTTCCCCGTCCTCCCCCCCGACCGCTACACGGAAGAGGACCTCCGCTTCCTCGTCCCCCGGGTCCTGGAGCTCGTCTACACCGCCTGGGACTTAGCCCCCTTAGCCCAGGACGTTTGGGAAGAGGCGGACGAAGACCTCCGGGAAGCCATCAGGCGCTGGCGAGAGGAAGCCCCGGCGCACCTGGACAAGCCCCCCGCGTGGCTCGAGGGCCCCTACCCCTTCCCGCCCTTCCAATGGGACGAAGAGAGGCGGGCTAGGCTCCGGGCCGAACTGGACGCCTACTACGCCAGGCTTTACGGCCTAAACCGCAAGCAACTCCGCTACATCCTGGACCCTCAGGACCTCACGGAAGGGGAGCTTAAGGACATCCTTTCCGATTACGAGGAAGTGGAAGACCCCCTGGACGAAGCGGCTTACCGCAAGCGGCGGGAAAGGAGCCGTTTTCCCGGGGAAACCTTCCGGGTGCTCAGGGAAAAGGAGATAAAGCGCTACGGGGAGTACCGCACCCGTAGGCTTGTATTGGAGGCGTGGGAAAGACTCAGCTAAACCTGGCCCGGGGTCTTTTGCGCCTCGAGGCGGCAGGAGGCAGTTGTTTAACCCCCCGGGGTTAGCGCTAGATGCTCTAGCGCTTCACGCAAGGCCTCAATGCCCTTCAAGAACTCCGGGACCTCCACGTGCTCGTAAGGGGTGTGGTCCAGGGTGGAGTCCCCGGGGCCGTAGGCCACCATGGGCACCTTCCAGTGGGGCGCCAGGACGTTCATGTCGCTGGTCCCCGTCTTTAGCTTGAAGACGGGCTTGCCCCCGGCCTTGCGGATGCCCTGGCGCAAGGCCCGGGTCAGGGGGGTGTCCTTGGGGCCCAGGTAGGGCACCTCCCGCCCGAAGAACTCTAGCTCAATGGTGGGGGGGGCGTAGGCCGTGAGGTGGCGGATGGCCTCCTCCGGGGGAAGCCTCGGGGGGAGGCGTAGGTCAAAGAACATCTCCGCCACCTGCTTGAGCTCGGCGGGCTGGATCCGGAAGTCCCGGAGGGTGTACTGCACCTGGTCAAAGGGGCGCTGGCCCACGTTCATGGCCTCGGCCCAGGCCTTGATGGCCACGAAGTAGCTGATGAGCTCCTCGGCGGCGTTGGGCTCGTGGTGGGCGGAGTGGAAGTTGTCCTTTTCCCGCCTCGCCTTCACCAAGAGCCTTCCCTTGTACCCCAGGGTGATGCCCTCCCACCCCGAGGGCTCCCCGATAACCACGTAGTCCGGCTTGAGGCGCGGGGCCACGAAGCGGGCACCCTTGGAGCTCGGCGCCTCCTCCTCCGTGGCCCCCACCAGGTGGACGGTGAGGCGCCTTCTCGCCTCCTCGGAAAGCCCCGCAGCGGCGAAGATCATGGCCACGAAGGGGCCCTTGGCGTCCACCGCCCCGCGGCCGAAGAGCTTGTCCCCCTCTAGCCGCACGGGCACCACCCCGGGCACGGTGTCAATGTGCCCCAGGAGGACCACCTGGACGGGGCCTTCCCCTATCTGGCCCCGGGCGTTGTCCGCCTCGTCCACGAACCCCTTGAGCCCGAGCCTTTCCATCCCCTCCGCCAGGTATTCCGCCACCAACCGCTCCTGGCCGGAGGGGGAGGGGATCTCCAGGGCCCCCTTGAGGAACTCCACGGGGTCTAAGGCCATCATGCCAGGACTTCGCGCACCGCCTCCACCACCCTTTCCAGGTCCTCCTTCTCAATGACGAGGGGCGGCAGGAAGCGGATCACCGTGGGCCCTGCCTGGAGGGTGAGGATGCGGTGCTCCTTCTCCAGGCGCTCAATGTAGGGGGCCGCCTTCTCCTTAAGCTCCAGGCCCACCATGAGGCCCAGGCCCCGCACCTCCCGGATCTTGGGGGAGGGGATCTCCCTAAGCTTTTCCATGAACCAGGGGCCAAGCTCCGCCGCCCGCTCCCAAAGCCGCGTGCGCTCCAGGTAGCGCAGGGCCGCTACCCCGGCGGCCATGGCCAGGGGGTTGCCGCCAAAGGTGGTGCCGTGGCCGCCCTTGGGCATGCTCTTCGCCACCTCCTCCCGCATCACCGCCACGCCCAAGGGCACCCCGCCCCCGATGGCCTTGGCCAGGGTGAGGATGTCGGGCACGATCCCGTAGTGCTCAAAGGCGAAGCGCTTGCCCGTGCGGCCCATGCCGGTCTGGATCTCGTCCAGGATGAGGAGGGCGCCCTTTTCCTGGGTAATCTCCCGCGCCGCTTGGAGGAACTCCCTCGTGGCCGGGCGCACTCCCCCTTCCCCTTGCACGGGCTCG belongs to Thermus hydrothermalis and includes:
- a CDS encoding DNA repair protein RecN, with protein sequence MLVRLEVKNLAAIREATLELAPGLNVLTGETGAGKSLLVDALALLLGERAEGLIGPYGDSLLVTAFFQGEGERVLSRRVGVRSTPRIDGEVVSLRELQEEAERWLSLHAQHAALALLSPRRQRELLDALLPPGHLQAYREAHARYQALLQEKEALEEALRAKSEREDLLRFQLREIQEAKPRPGEDLELEEEARRLRHLETLRERAGKAYALLTEEGLSPWENAVRELRQGGRYDPALEALAKDLEAALEGAEAVARELEAYLEGLEADPGRLAQLEERLALLERLKRKYGPTLEEVLAHGERAKAELAALEGGEERLFEVRKDLLKAEETLLRLGAELSQARQGAAKKLARAMEEELAALGLPQARFQVALTPLPEPGAFGLEEVAFRFAAHPRLPLSPLSAASGGELSRIALSLALLTGAEAPTVVFDEMDTGVGGETAWKLAERLARLGEKRQVLVVTHLPQVAARAHRHLKVVKEEGEVRVEVLEGEERVRELARLLSGQYTEAALSHARLLLEAR
- a CDS encoding GGDEF domain-containing protein, encoding MRILALYGGIVGSLGLLYAHHLEWKRTEEKNLRWIRFLRELARLTPRITQTLSPEAVLIGALEATRTLIPEAVGLEVLSRRGLVGLRTPYSLKVPMNGESAHLYLRKPPKEPLPEGLLSLLGERLRQVLKQVEWGTLALTDPLTGLLNRRGLEVELPKLLSLTRRYHNPLSVALLDIDHFKRINDAFGHAVGDQVLKALGRILQGSLRREDVAVRYGGEEFLLLLYGADQRAAMEVVERIRSRFRAQKVEPIPYPLTLSAGIAGGKTPNGLEEVEEWVLKADYALLRAKETGRDRITLA
- a CDS encoding Eco57I restriction-modification methylase domain-containing protein, whose translation is MAQDPEALYRDLLRIAYRILFLLVAEARGVLGGNELYRRSFSPHRLLDLSTDKEAYTEDYDLWLGLKTLFRLLREPGLLVGTEPAAKILGLDVLNGHLFEPIPLEEGPYAVDNRHLLQAFHHLVFFRDGKEGLKRINYAALDVEELGSVYESLLDHTPVVEGRGEERRFAFQSGTLRKRTGSYYTPEALVDLVLRETLDPVVEERLKAAGDDPKAREEALLSLKILDPASGSGHFLLGVARRLARRLAQVRTGEEEPSPEAYRQAVRDVVANCLYAVDLNPLAVELCRVALWMESHVPGKPLTFLVHRVKCGNSLVGVLDPEVLAEGIPEEAFTPKKGDAKEVAASLKKENRCQREGEQTLFTPPRESVLKEERENLVKLLQEFAQLPENCPQEVVAKARFYEALREKDAWRRLKLASDLWTAAFFQRLEGKGPFITTEAVWRALEDGVDPALSELAEELARRHRFFHWWLEFPEVFAQGGFDVVLGNPPWTRLREEEGMTRFLRASGRFPLTGKGANTYQFFTELARSLCRPGGFCGLLVPTGLATDSGSLSLFRDLVLKGTLRTVYDFENRKGFFPEVDSRFRFALVAFEGGGQSSNARSKGARMAFFLKEPEEARDEKRSLTLSAEDIALFNPNTCTLPLFRTPQDAELARHLYRVAGVFYKEAPKEDPWKIRLGLLMPLEHNSPFLRSPQSLKGAKRFGHRLDLEGEPYVPFWEAKMFHQYNHRYADYASGEIQPLSPTALSDPTYSVTPAYYLPEGFVEERLSHLEGARFPRRRWLLAFRNVARATDERTVIFTVLPRLGVGGKAPLLLSSEPSFRILTLLANLNGLVLDYAARQKVGATDLSFHYLKQFPVLPPDRYTEEDLRFLVPRVLELVYTAWDLAPLAQDVWEEADEDLREAIRRWREEAPAHLDKPPAWLEGPYPFPPFQWDEERRARLRAELDAYYARLYGLNRKQLRYILDPQDLTEGELKDILSDYEEVEDPLDEAAYRKRRERSRFPGETFRVLREKEIKRYGEYRTRRLVLEAWERLS
- a CDS encoding [LysW]-lysine hydrolase encodes the protein MMALDPVEFLKGALEIPSPSGQERLVAEYLAEGMERLGLKGFVDEADNARGQIGEGPVQVVLLGHIDTVPGVVPVRLEGDKLFGRGAVDAKGPFVAMIFAAAGLSEEARRRLTVHLVGATEEEAPSSKGARFVAPRLKPDYVVIGEPSGWEGITLGYKGRLLVKARREKDNFHSAHHEPNAAEELISYFVAIKAWAEAMNVGQRPFDQVQYTLRDFRIQPAELKQVAEMFFDLRLPPRLPPEEAIRHLTAYAPPTIELEFFGREVPYLGPKDTPLTRALRQGIRKAGGKPVFKLKTGTSDMNVLAPHWKVPMVAYGPGDSTLDHTPYEHVEVPEFLKGIEALREALEHLALTPGG
- the lysJ gene encoding [LysW]-aminoadipate semialdehyde transaminase LysJ, whose product is MVKEDWQALLEAELTLDTGVYTKHRLLLVRGQGAKVWDAEGNAYIDCVGGYGVANLGHSNPEVVEAVKRQAETLMSMPQTLPTPMRGEFYRTLVALLPPELNRVFPVNSGTEANEAALKFARAHTGRKKFVAAMRGFSGRTMGSLSVTWEPKYREPFLPLVEPVAFVPYNDVEALRQAVDEETAAVILEPVQGEGGVRPATREFLQAAREITQEKGALLILDEIQTGMGRTGKRFAFEHYGIVPDILTLAKAIGGGVPLGVAVMREEVAKSMPKGGHGTTFGGNPLAMAAGVAALRYLERTRLWERAAELGPWFMEKLREIPSPKIREVRGLGLMVGLELKEKAAPYIERLEKEHRILTLQAGPTVIRFLPPLVIEKEDLERVVEAVREVLA